TGCTAGATCCTGCTTTCATTCACCGCCAAGAAATGGCTGAACGAAACTTTTTTGGTTTTACCGGAGCACAACAAGAGCATCTTAACAATATAGTAAAGAATGATGAAGATTTTCCAGAGTTGGATGATGAGCATTTAAATGATTCTACGCTCATTTCTATGGATGCTAAGACTGGAAAGTTTGGAGAGCTCATTTGGCCTACTGTAGGAACATTTTCAAGTGCCTTTGGTATGAGAAGTTTAGCTACAAAGGTTAGAAAAGTTCGTAATGCAAAAGTTAAAGCAAAAGTAAAAATAGTAAATCGTACTAGAATGCATTCTGGTATTGATATTAGTGCACCAGTTGGAACTCCAATTCAAGCTTCGGCAGATGGTGTTGTGCTGTTTGCTGGAAGTAAACGTGGGTATGGTGAATCCGTAATAATTGGCCATGATAATGAACATGAAACTCTTTATGCACATATGGTAAAGTATGTTGTTCGTAATGGCCAATTTGTTCGTCGCGAACAAGTTATTGGATATGTAGGGAAATCTGGCTATGTAACTGGTGCTAATTTGCATTATGAAACTAGAGTGGGTGGAGTTGCTTATAATCCTATTACTTATCTTCCACCAAATGCAGATGGTATTAAAAAATTAGGAATGAAAACTCCTGCTCTTACAACACAATTGGCTTATTATCAAAACAAGTCCAATTACGCTCTAAATTCCAATGAGAATAGCAAAGTCAAACGTAACTAAATTCTTATTGATCATTATTTCAAGAGAGACTTAAATTTTAGTTTAAGTCTCTTTTTTTATGTCTAAAATTGAGACAAGATAGTTAAAGAAAATGATTTGAAGATTCATTTTAAGAATTATATTGGGAGGGCTTAGCAATGAGATTTATAACCCTAATTTTATCTTTCCTACTCAATATTTGCTTTTTTTCCTCTGCTCATTCTTCCGCTGAATATTCTTACCAGAAGAAAACAAACTACTATGAAACTATGCCTCCTGCAAAAAAAGGGGGAGTTTTACATTTTCCTATTAGTAGTGATCCAAAGGTAATGAATCCTCTTCTCAGTGATGATACTGCTTCTTCTGCAGTAGAAGGATATCTTTGGCTTTCTTTATTTAGCATTGATCCTGAAACTTTAGAGTTTATTCCTAATCTTGCAAAAGATTTTAAAGTTTCTGCTGATAAGAAAAACTATACTTTTACTCTTTATGAAAGTGCCAAATGGCAAGATGGAAGTTCTGTAACAACTGATGATATTAAATTTTCATTTGATACATTAATGGATACAAAAACTCACGCAGCAGCTTTAAGATCTTTTTTTGAAGGTGTAACTTTAAAAATAATAGATAAACAAAGTTTTGTTTTTTCAATATCAGAACCACGATTCGATACTTTAAATGTTTTAGCTTCCTTTACTCCTATCCAGAAAAAACAATTTGAAAATACAAAAGATTTTAATTTAGATAAAGGAATTATGAATCCAGTTGGCAATGCAGCCTATATATTTGATAAATTTCTCCGTTCGCAAAAAATTATTTTTAAAAGAAATAAAAATTGGTGGGCAAAAGATTTACCGCATTTTAAAAATAGATTTAACCCTGATGAAATTATTTTAGATATTATTCCAGATCCTAATCTTACATATGAAAAATTTTTGAAAGGTGATGTCGATCAAATTTCATTTACTGCAGAGCAATGGCATAATAAAGTTACAAATATCGATAAAAATAAATTTGGAACAAAACAAAATGAAAAACCAATATGGTCTTTGAAAGTAAAAAATAAATTTCCAAAGCCTTATAACTATATTGCTTGGAATTTAAAAAATTCATTATTCAGTGATGTAAAGACTAGAACAGCTCTATCTTATTTAGTCGATTATAACAAAATATTGGAAAAGATTTTTTTTAATCTTTATACACAAAGTACTTCACCATTTGGTTCTTTTACAGAAAATTCTGCTCCCGAACTGAGAAGTAAACAAAATATCATTTCTTTTAATAAAGAGAAAGCAATTTCATTGTTAAAAGAAGCTGGTTGGAAAAATGATGGTTCAGGAATTTTAACAAGAAATATAAATGGAAAAATTGAGAAATTTGAGTTTAATTTAGATATTAATAGTAATAATACAACGCGACAAAAAATTGCAGAAATTGTTAAAGAGAATTTTAAATCAGTAGGAATTAAAGTAAATATCCGATCATATGAGTGGAATACTTTTCTCGATCTTATTAATAAAAGAAAGTTTGAAGCTGTTATTTTAGCTTGGACTGGTTCCTTATTTCCAAATGCAAAACAAATTTGGGATTCTGAGTCCGAATCGAATGAAGGGTCAAATTTTGTAAGTTATAGTAATCCAAAAGTTGACGAATTAATAAAAAAAGCAAATATTGAATTTAATTCTGCAAAAAGACAAAAAATAATGCAAGAAATTAATAGAATTATTTATCATGATCAGCCTTATACTTTTATCGCAGAAGTAAATTATGTCTTAGAAGGTTTAAATAGTAAAATATATTCATCACGCTGGATTGCAAATTATGAATCAGGTGCGGCAAGTGATTTATTTTACTTAGTAAAGTAAAAGGTAGTTATGCGGAAATATTTTATAAGACGTTTTTTAGCTGTCATTCCAATGTTTTTTTTAATGACATTTACATATTTTTGTATTCAAAACTATTTACCAGGTGGTCCGGTTCAAGAGGCATTAGCACGAATAAGAGGTCTTGGTGGAGAAGGTGGTGGTACAAAATCTGGAAATCTGGGACCTGAAGAAATTAAAAAACTTACAAAAGAATTAGAAATACAATACGGGTTAGATAAACCCGTTTTAACGAGGTATGCAATTTGGATAAAAAATATTTTAACTTTAAATTTTGGAGATTCAATTACGACTAGAGAGCCGGCAATGCAACAAATCATTGAACGCTTACCTATTTCTCTTTCTTTTGGAATACCAGGATTTTTTTTAACTTATTTTATAGCCATTCCATTAGGTGTGTTAATGGCGTTAAAAGATGGCAGTAAATTTGATTCTATTTCAACTAT
The Pigmentibacter ruber genome window above contains:
- a CDS encoding M23 family metallopeptidase, whose amino-acid sequence is MLKLERLKKKLSFAVFIPLTIALTGCLNSRSNSSNQNLVLKGSAAELKETVVLDPAFIHRQEMAERNFFGFTGAQQEHLNNIVKNDEDFPELDDEHLNDSTLISMDAKTGKFGELIWPTVGTFSSAFGMRSLATKVRKVRNAKVKAKVKIVNRTRMHSGIDISAPVGTPIQASADGVVLFAGSKRGYGESVIIGHDNEHETLYAHMVKYVVRNGQFVRREQVIGYVGKSGYVTGANLHYETRVGGVAYNPITYLPPNADGIKKLGMKTPALTTQLAYYQNKSNYALNSNENSKVKRN
- a CDS encoding ABC transporter substrate-binding protein, with amino-acid sequence MRFITLILSFLLNICFFSSAHSSAEYSYQKKTNYYETMPPAKKGGVLHFPISSDPKVMNPLLSDDTASSAVEGYLWLSLFSIDPETLEFIPNLAKDFKVSADKKNYTFTLYESAKWQDGSSVTTDDIKFSFDTLMDTKTHAAALRSFFEGVTLKIIDKQSFVFSISEPRFDTLNVLASFTPIQKKQFENTKDFNLDKGIMNPVGNAAYIFDKFLRSQKIIFKRNKNWWAKDLPHFKNRFNPDEIILDIIPDPNLTYEKFLKGDVDQISFTAEQWHNKVTNIDKNKFGTKQNEKPIWSLKVKNKFPKPYNYIAWNLKNSLFSDVKTRTALSYLVDYNKILEKIFFNLYTQSTSPFGSFTENSAPELRSKQNIISFNKEKAISLLKEAGWKNDGSGILTRNINGKIEKFEFNLDINSNNTTRQKIAEIVKENFKSVGIKVNIRSYEWNTFLDLINKRKFEAVILAWTGSLFPNAKQIWDSESESNEGSNFVSYSNPKVDELIKKANIEFNSAKRQKIMQEINRIIYHDQPYTFIAEVNYVLEGLNSKIYSSRWIANYESGAASDLFYLVK